The following coding sequences lie in one Epinephelus lanceolatus isolate andai-2023 chromosome 24, ASM4190304v1, whole genome shotgun sequence genomic window:
- the LOC117249802 gene encoding uncharacterized protein LOC117249802, with translation MFNWIRDFLTDRKIQVRIGSVLSSQFQISNGTPQGSVISPLLFTIMINDIFAGVQGDIGRSLFADNRALWKRGRCLENGVRKVQEAIDEVEQWGLKWGCRFSVEKTQTVFFTRKKVEDGLKLRLYGQELERVESFKYLGVVFDARLTWESHVKRIGERGKKVLNVMRCLAGRSWGASCEALRAVYVSLVRSVLDYCCLVYGSAAQTHLRKLDVLQAQALRICSGAFKSSSVSALQVAMNEMPLEIRRGQLMANYWSSLQGHGDSHPTMGVLRDCWENGKSRKKNFGRVGKDVAGEFGVGGLRLCPSVVYPVVAPWMLEWPVVDWRLLEEKKTGRGVDLVGVFKSLTQVSYRDFTLIFTDGSKDMETGVTVFGVIVPEKGVSLNCRTTNRLSVYTVEMVAVLMALRWAKHARVERVLICCDSASVLTSLRSFHSGSRQGLLYEILMCVTRCVSQGSIVRFLWVPAHIGVGGNEEADVLAKRALKKERVDMHIRISKAEAKGIIWEKANQLWQARWDKEEKGRHFYQVQSSVKGQGVRSGSRRDEIVWMRLRLGHCALNKTLKMIGRHQSGLCERCGEEEESVEHVLLWCRAYEEHRRKMRDKMRSMGILGFELKDILSEGSGAKLKMVVEFLKSIGVYDRI, from the coding sequence ATGTTTAATTGGATTAGAGATTTTTTAACTGACAGAAAGATTCAGGTTCGGATTGGCTCTGTTTTGTCCAGTCAGTTCCAGATCAGTAACGGGACTCCTCAGGGGAGTGTCATCAGTCCTCTTCTCTTTACTATAATGATTAATGACATTTTTGCTGGGGTACAGGGGGACATAGGGAGGTCCCTGTTTGCTGACAATAGGGCTCTCTGGAAAAGGGGGAGATGTTTGGAAAATGGGGTAAGGAAGGTGCAGGAAGCAATAGATGAAGTAGAGCAGTGGGGGTTGAAATGGGGCTGCAGGTTCTCAGTGGAGAAGACGCAGACTGTGTTCTTCACAAGGAAGAAGGTGGAAGATGGTCTCAAGCTCAGGTTATATGGGCAAGAGCTGGAGAGGGTTGAGTCTTTTAAGTATTTGGGGGTGGTATTTGATGCTCGTCTGACGTGGGAAAGCCATGTTAAGAGGATAggagaaaggggaaaaaaggtgTTGAATGTGATGAGGTGCTTAGCAGGTAGGAGTTGGGGGGCTAGTTGTGAGGCTTTGAGGGCAGTGTATGTGTCACTGGTGAGGTCGGTGCTGGACTATTGCTGTTTGGTGTATGGGTCGGCGGCCCAGACACACCTCAGGAAACTGGATGTGCTTCAGGCCCAGGCTTTAAGGATCTGCAGTGGGGCATTTAAGTCTTCGTCAGTATCTGCTCTGCAAGTGGCCATGAATGAAATGCCACTGGAAATAAGAAGGGGACAGCTGATGGCTAATTACTGGTCTAGTTTGCAGGGACATGGAGACTCTCACCCTACTATGGGGGTGCTAAGGGACTGCTGGGAGAATGGAAAGAGTAGAAAGAAGAACTTTGGCCGAGTAGGTAAGGATGTGGCAGGAGAGTTTGGAGTAGGGGGGTTACGGTTATGCCCATCGGTGGTGTACCCAGTCGTGGCTCCCTGGATGTTGGAGTGGCCTGTAGTGGATTGGCGGCTGTTGGAGGAGAAAAAGACTGGAAGAGGGGTGGATTTGGTAGGGGTCTTTAAGAGTCTCACTCAGGTTTCTTATAGGGATTTTACTCTGATATTTACAGATGGATCGAAGGACATGGAGACCGGGGTGACAGTGTTTGGAGTAATTGTTCCAGAGAAGGGGGTGTCACTTAACTGTAGGACTACGAACAGACTGAGTGTGTACACTGTGGAGATGGTAGCTGTGCTGATGGCGCTCAGATGGGCTAAGCATGCTCGGGTGGAGAGGGTGTTAATATGCTGTGACTCGGCTTCAGTGTTAACTAGCTTAAGGTCCTTCCATTCTGGAAGCAGGCAGGGCTTGCTATATGAAATTTTGATGTGTGTGACTCGGTGTGTGAGTCAGGGTAGTATTGTGAGATTTCTGTGGGTTCCTGCACATATAGGAGTGGGGGGCAATGAAGAGGCAGATGTGTTAGCTAAGAGGGCTCTAAAGAAGGAGAGAGTAGATATGCATATTAGGATTAGTAAAGCAGAGGCAAAGGGGATAATTTGGGAAAAGGCAAATCAGTTGTGGCAGGCTAGATGGGATAAGGAAGAGAAGGGTCGGCACTTCTACCAAGTGCAGAGTAGTGTTAAAGGGCAGGGGGTCAGGAGTGGCAGCAGGAGGGATGAAATAGTATGGATGAGGCTAAGGTTGGGACACTGTGCGCTGAATAAAACACTGAAGATGATAGGGAGGCACCAGTCAGGGTTATGTGAGAGGTGTGGGGAGGAGGAAGAATCAGTGGAACATGTATTGCTGTGGTGTAGGGCATATGAAGAACATAGGAGAAAGATGAGGGACAAGATGAGAAGTATGGGGATCCTGGGATTTGAGCTAAAAGATATACTCAGTGAGGGCAGTGGGGCTAAATTGAAGATGGTGGTGGAGTTTCTGAAGAGCATAGGGGTGTATGACAGAATATAA